The following is a genomic window from Campylobacter lari subsp. lari.
TTCATTCAGCATTTATCAAGGATATTTATTTAAATTCTTTGCAAATTTATACAGATTATATTCTTGATAATGAAATAGCTGATAAAATTCATCATGGAAATTTAGAAAAAGTTGTTTTTGCAAATAGTGTACAAAACTATACTTTATGGAATAATTATTTAAATAAGTACTTAAATTTTGGAGAAATGGGAGAGAATTTAAGTATTGATGGTTTAAATGAAAATAATGTTTGTTGTGGAGATATACATGAGATAGGTACTTGTATTTTACAAGTAAGTCAACCGCGCAAGCCTTGTTTTAAAATTTCTAGCATACACAATCACTTAAATTTCACTCAAGAAATTTTCAAAAGCGGAAGGACTGGATGGTATTATAGAGTCTTAAAAGAAGGCATAATAAATAAAAATGACAAAATCAAAATCTTACAAAAAGATGAAGCTAATTTAAGTATTATGGAGTTAAATCAATTATTCTTCAATCCTTTTAAAAATTCAAGTTCTTTAGAAAAATTAGAAAAAATTTCCACCCTGGCAAAAGGATGGAAAGAGAGTATTCAGGCTAGATTAAATCATACTTATGACAATTCTTATATGTTTATTTAAAAAATCCCTTTATCCCTATAAGCTGATATTGCCATAGTTTTTCTATAAAAATTTTAAGTTTTATTGCTAAAAGACCACTAATTGGCTTATGCAAAACTGTGCCAACTGCATAATCATTTCCGATTGAACAAACGGTATTTCCACTCACAAAAGAAAATTCTTGCTTAAATTCTTTCTCATCAATCATAGCCATTAAAGCTTTGGCTACATATGCTCCTTCTCTTAATGCAAGCTGGGCTGTTGGAGGATAAGGGGTATTGGTTTTAGGATTTTTAAATAAACTATTATCACCTATAAAAAAGTATTTTGACGCATTTTCAACATTTAATGGATGCATAAAAGCATCAACTTCTATACGCGATCTTGTACTTGGAAAATCTGAGCTATTTTCTATAACGCTATTACCCCTAACCCCTGCAGTCCAAATGATAGTATTAGCTTTAACAAATTCTCCCCCATCAAGTCTTATACCATTTTTTTCACATTCTATGATTTTAGATTTTTCATATACTTTCACACCAAGTGCTTCTAGCCTTTGCCTTGCTTTTAAAGCCAAACTTTTATCAAACATAGGTAAAATCTGATCCATAGCTTCAATAATAGAAAGTTCTAATTTCTCGTAAGCAATTTGCTCTTTTTGGCAAAAGGTTTTAAGCTCTTTAGCTAAAGAAGCTACAAATTCAACCCCGCTTAAGCCCCCACCACAAACTGTGATTTTTAAATCATCTTTATTTTGACTTATTTTGTAATTTTTTATTTTCTCATATATTATTTCATTAATTTTTAAAGCATTTTCATAATTATCTATGCTCAAAGCATATTCTTGCATACCTTTAATTCCAAAAGTTTCTTTAGCAAAACCAAGTCCACATACTAAAATATCAAAATCAAATTCATTATTTTTAGTAAAAACTTTGTCTTTAGAAATTTTTAAAACTTCATCTTGGATAAAGTTGATTTTTGGATTTAATAAAGGCAAAAGATTATATTTTGAACTATAAATATCTTCATTTGAAGCTACTTTGTGTAGTAAAATCGTATGATAATGATAAGAATTGTTATTAATCAAGCTCACCTGTGCTTTTTCAAAAAACTCATCAGGTAAGGCTTTTATAGCCGATAAAGTAGCATATCCTGCACCTAAAAACAAAATTTTCTTTTTTTGCATGGATTTTCCTTTGATTTGATAAAAAAATAAATAAAAATTTGGCATAATGGTATTATTTTTTATCTTAAAATATTTTTTATTTAAATTTAGCAAGGAAAAAGCATGCAAAGACAAACATGGAGTAATACGCTAACTTATATCCTTACAGTAGCTGGCGCAACTATTGGCTTTGGGGCCACTTGGCGTTTTCCATACTTAGTAGGTGAAAATGGAGGCGGTGCTTATGTTTTAGCCTTTTGTATAGCTATGATTTTTATAGGAATTCCTGTGATTTTGGTTGAAAATGTCATAGGAAGACGCAAAATGTCAAATTCAGTCGATGCTTTTGGCGGAAAAACAAGTGATGGAGTTAAAATATCGAATTCTTGGCAAGGTGTTGGCTACATGGGGCTTTTAGGTAGTTTTGGAATTATGGCTTATTATATGGTAATAGGTGGATGGGTTTTAGCCTATATTTTTAAAATCATCATAGGTGATTTTAACCTTTCAAGCCCCATTAACGCTCAATATACAAGCGAATTTTATAACTCTACTATAGAAAATAATCCTTTATTAATAGGAATTTTTACTACTATATTTGTGATAATTAACTGGATTATCTTAAAAAAAGGTGTGATTGATGGTATAGAAAAGTCAGTAAAATACCTTATGCCATTTTTGTTTATCTGTCTTTTGGTTGTTGTTGGGCGCAATCTAACACTTGATGGGGCAAGTGAGGGTGTGAAATTTTACCTTACTCCTGATCTTTCAAAAATTACTCCTAAATTATTCATAGATGTCTTAGGACAAGTGTTTTTTGCTCTATCTTTGGGCTTTGGCGTGATGATAACCTTATCATCTCATCTTAAGAAAAATGAGAATTTAATCAAAACTTCTATTTATACAGGTATTTTAAATACCCTCATAGCAGTGCTTGCTGGATTTATGATTTTTCCTGCTTTATTTAGCGTAGGTTTAACCCCTGATAGCGGGCCATCTTTGGTTTTTAAAACCTTACCTGTTGCGTTTTCACATATACCTTTTGGAAGTATAATTTGTGTGTTTTTCTTTTTACTTTTAATCATCGCTGCACTTACTACAAGTTTGCCAATTTATCAAGTAATCATTAGTGTTTTGGAGGAAAAATTTAAACTAGCCAAAAATACTGCTATCAATCTAACACTTGGAAGTATTTTTGTTTTGGGAAATTTACCATGTATACTTACTTATGGCCCTTTAAAAGACATAACCATCATTAAAGGGAAAAATATTTTTGATAGTTTTGATTTTATTAGTGGAAATATATTCTTTGTTTTAACCGCATTTTTTTGTTGTATTTATGTAGGTTGGGTACTTAAAAAAGATGCCATTTATGAACTTTCCAATCAAAATACTCTAAAAGGAAGTATTTTTAAATTATGGTATTATTATGTTAAATTTATCATACCTTTGATTATCTTAGTGATTTTTTATTTTGGTATTTTTTAATTTATACCCATAGCGCTTTAACATGCTTATATTTCCTTCAAGGCCTCCTTGGTGGATATATAAGATTTTTCCATCAAGTTGCTTTTTATGAGCTAATAAAGTTTTAAAACCCACCATATCATAAAGCAAGTCAAACTCCACTCCACATTCTTTTTTTAAATCCTTATAAAGCTCATAAAATTCTAAATAAGGCTTAGCAAAATGATATTTTTTAGGTGAATTTAATATGGTTAAATTACCAAAATCATAATTTGGCTCTAAGCTTAAAATTTGCTCTTTTAAATATGCACTATCGCCCACACAAGCACATGTAAAAACTTTAAATTTACTATGTTTAGCCAAAAAAGCCGCAGAGGTTCCTGTACCTGATGGTAAAAAAATACTTACATTTTCATTTAGTTGCTCACTAAGCTCTAAAGCCAGTTGTTGATATCCAAACTCAGCTTCTTTTATAGCCACACCCTCTTCAATAAAAATATCATCATCTTTTTTTAAAGCCAAAGCTTGCAATCTTCTTGTAGGATAATTTATATTTTCTATCAACTTCACATTATATTTTAATGCAAATTCTAAATTTCCATGAGGATTTTCTTTTAAAAAAGAACTCATTTTTTCACAAACAAAAATGAGCAAAAAATCATTTTCATGACAAAATTTGGCTAAAGCAACCAAGGCATTACTTTGAGAAGAACCAAAGGAAATAAATCTTTGTCCTTTTTTAAATAAATGTTTGTTTTTTTCAAATAAGGCTAGTTTTCTAGCCTTATTTCCATTAATATAGCCAAGTAAATCATCTCTTTTGAGTAAAAATTCAAAATCTTTGTATTTTAAAACATCAATTTTACTTGCTATCAAGGTATTTTTCAACCTTTTCCAAGGCATTATTTGTATTGATATTAAATTTAATCTCTATCCTACGGCTTGCTTCTTTATCTTCTTTACCATCTTTCGTAATTACATCAGAATAAGACCTACCACTTGCCATTAAAAGTTTTTGCAATCTTGGATCTTTATAAAATGAATGTATAAAACTCATCACCGCATAAGCTCTTTTTTGTGATAAATCAAGATTGTATATGTAAGAACCAGCACTATCTGTATGCCCTTCTATGACTATATTTTCTATGCTGTTTAAGATATTTTCATCTTTTAAAATATTATCAAAATACTGCGTTAAAATCGTTTTCAAATTCTCTTTTGCTTGAGCTTTTAGCGTAAAAGAATTTGTATCAAAAAGTACTTCAGAAGGTAAAACTATCGCCCCTGTATTAGAATCTAGAGTAATATTAGTATCAAATTTTGCTTGAAGATTTTTGATGGTATTTTCTTTGATTAAACCTAGTTCTTTGATTTTACTTTTTGCTTCTTCAAAATTACTTTCTAATTCCTTGATTTCTTCATCTTTTTTGTTTAATCTCTCAAGCAAAGCAAAAATTTGCTGATCTTTTTCATCTAAACTTGAATTTAAATCTTGATTGAGTTTAGTAATATTAGCCTCTAAAGCCTGTTTTTGCTTTTTAACATCATCAAGTGTACTTGAAGTATTATTTAGTTTTTGACTAAGATTTTTTAAAATATCTTCTTTTTGGTTTAATTCTTCTTTGTTCTCTCTTAAGCGCTCTTCTTGTTTTTGTAGATTTTCTTTTATGATTTGCAAATCACTTTGAGTTAAAACATACTTAACAACTATAGCTCCAATAAGCAAAATAAATATAAAAAGCAAGCCCGCCATTAAATCTGCATAAGCTATCCAAAAATTATTTTCTTCATTATTAGAATTATTTTTTATCATCTATTTTTTCATCTTCTTTTTGATTTTCAAGCTTTGCAATAACTTGTGTGGTTTGCTCATCTAATTCTTTGCTTTCTTCTTTAAATTCTTGCATTAGTGAAATTTTTTCATCAATATTTTTTTCATCTTCATAAGCTTCTTTAAAAGTATGCATACCTTCTATAATACTTGCCCTAAAACCTTCAAAAAGTTTAGTTTGATTATCAAGCATAAGATTTTGATATTTTTCAATATTATTTGAAAAATTATTCACCTTTTCATCTAAAGCACTCACGCTTTTATCTAGATGGACAATTTTATCCGAACTCGCATCTAAAAGCCTATTGTATTGTTCTGAAATTCTTAAAGTTAATTCTTTTATGTTTGAATTTAGCATATTTACTGCATTTGCGATTTCACTATAAGTTTTCACGATGTCTTTTTGTTCTCTTTGGGTTTTAGATAAATCACTCATAGTTTGTTTCACATGCTCACTGCTTAATCTTACAGCTTTTTCTTCAGCATTTACAAGCTCTTGAAAAACTTTGAATTTTCTATCTATGGTATTATCAAGTTCTTTAAAAAATTCCTCATTACTCACATGCTCAAAAATCGTGCCTATTTTTTCAAAATGTTGCAAACTTTCTTGAAGATATTTTCTATCAATTTCTTCTTTAGACCAAAAAAAATCGCTTGTTGCGTTTTTTTGACGATTTAGAAGTTTTTGAAATTTACTAGAGCCATATTTTTCAAAAAATATCCACCAAAGTGCTAAGAAAATTCCATAAATTGATACATAAAATGCTGTTCCTACTCCATTTAATAAAACTGAAATTTCTTGTTCTAAACCTGCTGTGTCGCTTGAATTAAAATTTGGCATAGACATGGCTATACTTATAAAAGTTCCTAAAATACCAAGCATAGGAAAAATAGCTGCACCCACAGAAGCAAAATTTTCATTTCTCAAATCTTTCACATAAGCATAAGCAAAATCATCAAAACTAGCGTTTGACTTTGTTTCTTTACCTATAACTAAAAAATGCTTCATAATGTAGCGTTTTAATATAAGCTTAAATTCATCTTTTTGTTGCTCAAAAATGCTTGAAGCATAATCAGCACTATGTCTAGCAAAGATCAAAGCCACCAAAAAGATAATCCCTATCATTACAACACTATGTAATTCTATTTTAAAATCAATCTTTCCAAAATATCCTAAAAGCACTAAAACATACAATATAGCAGGGATAAATATAATCTTTAAATAAGCAACAATTCCCGTACTACCTTTTCCCTCAGGCAATACAAGATCAGAAAAATCATCAGTTGTTTTAACTTCCATTTTATGAACCTTTGTTAATTTTACTCTAAAAATTTGAAATCTTCACAGGAAAATCAACTAAGAGTTATAAAACTCTTAGTTTCTATCGATACAATTTAAATCACTAAAAGCGCACTCTAAGCGTTTGATCATACTTTCTTCGCCCGCTCTAAGCCATACTCTTGGATCATAGTATTTTTTATTTGGCTTATCATCGCCTTCAGGATTGCCAATTTGTCCTTGCAAATAAGCTTTATTTTTAAGTTCATACTCTCTAACACCATCCCAAAAAGCCCATTGTGTATCTGTATCAATATTCATCTTAATCACACCATAGCTAAGTGCTGCTTTGATATCTTCTATATCACTACCACTACCACCATGGAAAACAAAATTGATTGGCTTTTCTTCACCAAGATTGAATTTTTCTTTTACATAATTTTGAGAGTTTTTAAGAATTTCAGGTCTTAAAATCACATTTCCTGGTTTATATACTCCATGTACATTACCAAAGCTAGCTGCGATTGAAAATCTATCACTAATTTTAGAAAGTCTCTCATAAGCTAGCGCTACATCTTCAGGCTGAGTGTATAATTTTGCATTATCGATATTTGTATTATCCACTCCATCCTCTTCTCCACCTGTACAACCTAACTCAAGCTCCAAAGAAATCCCAAGTTCAGACATTTGTTTTAAATAATTTTCACAAGTGCTTAGATTACTTTCTAAATCCTCTTCACTTAAATCAATCATATGTGAGCTAAATAAAGGCTTGCCTGTTTCTTTTTTAAACTCAATATTTGCTTCAATCAAAGCATCAATCCAAGGAAGTAATTTTCTAGCAGCATGATCTGTGTGTAAAATCACCGGAACCCCATAAGCTTTTGCCATTAAATGCACATGTCTTGCACCACTTATAGCACCAAACACATCAGCTTTTGGGCAAGCTTTCCCTGCTACAAATTTAGCTCCTCCATTTGAAAACTGAATAATCACAGGCGAATTAACTTTTTTAGCACTTTCTAAAACCGCATTGATAGAATTTGTCCCCACGACATTTACCGCAGGGATAGCAAATCCTTCTTTTTTTGCATGATTATATACGATATTTAGATCATCACCACTTAAAACACCTGGCTTAACAAGATCTAATACACCCATTATTTGTATTCCACTTTTGCTTTTTGAAGAAGTTCTTGAGCTTTTTTATTCATAAGTTCTTTAAATTCTTCCATTTTGATATTACTTTCAATACCTGCTTTTACTTCATTATAACTCATAGTACTTTTTGCTCTAGCATCTTCTTTTAAGATAATATGATATCCAAAATCACTTTTTACTGGTGTTTTAGAAATAGTACCTTTTTTCATAGAAAAAGCTGCATCAGCAAATGGTTTTACCATAGTTGACTCAGCAAACCAACCAAGATCACCACCTTGTGCTGAAGAACCTTTGTCGATTGATTTTTCTTTTGCAAGTTGGGCAAATTTATCATTTAAAGCTTTTCCACTTAGCTTACTAAGTTCGGCAATAATATCTTTAGCTTCTTTTTCGCTAGTTACCAAAATATGCTTAGCTTTCACTTGAGCTGGTTTAGTGAATTTATCTTTATCTGCTTCATAGAATTTTTTAGCCTTAGCGTCATCATTTTTAATTGAATCAAAAATTTTCTTTTGATAGATATTTACCAAAATAGCTTCTTTAGCACGCTCTAATTCTTCTTTATATGAAGGATCATTTTCTATTTTTTGAGCTTTAGCATCTTTTAATACAAGTTGTTGAACGATGTATTGATCGATAATTGCTTTTTTTTGTTCAGCTGGTAAATCAGTAATTTTAGCACCTCTTAGCATAGGAGCAAAAAATTCATTCACTTCTGTATCGCTGATATTGTTTCCATCAAGGGTTGCAACCACCGCAGCATTTAAACTTAAACCTGTTAATAAAGCCGCAGCAACTAAAGAAATTTTTTTCATTGTTTTTCCTTTTGAAATAGTTTTGTTAATTTTATTATATCTAAACTTTATTTAAAGCCGATTAACATACAATAAGTTTATGAAAAGAAATTTAGAAATTAAAAAATTATTTTTGGAGCATTTTGGAGAGGCAAAAACAGAATTAGTTTTTAGCAATGCTTATGAACTCATAGTTTGTGTTATGCTCTCAGCTCAATGTACTGATAAAAGGGTTAATCTCATCACACCGGCTTTATTTGAAGCTTATCCTAGCGTGCAAGATCTAGCTAATGCTAATCTTAGTAGTTTAAAATTACTTATAAACTCATGTTCATTTTATAATAATAAAGCACAAAATTTAATCAAAATGGCTCAAGCAGTTTGTGAGCAATTTAATGGTGAAATCCCCACGAATGAGCAAGATTTAAAAACTCTAGCAGGAGTAGGACAAAAAACTGCACATGTAGTGATGATAGAATGGTGTGGGGCTAATTGTATGGCTGTAGATACCCATGTATTTAGAGTTTCACACAGACTTAATCTTAGCAAAGCTAAAACTCCTGAAGAAACCGAAAAAGATTTAACTAAAATTTTTAAAGATAATCTAAACTATCTTCATCAAGCTATGGTGCTTTTTGGACGCTATACATGCAAGGCTAAAAATCCTTTATGCAAAGAATGCTTTTTAAATCATTTATGTAAGAGTAAAGATAAAAAGTTAATCTAGCACTAAATTAGTGCTAGATGATTTTAATGAAAAAATGGTAGATATAAGAAAGCATTAATCACTAAAGCATTTACTATATCTATGAAAAATGCACCTACTAAAGGCACAATAATAAATGCCATATGGCTCATACCATAGTGATTTGTTACAGTTTGCATATTTACCATAGCTGTTGGAGTAGCGCCTAAACCAAAACCACAATGTCCTGCTGCTAAAACTGCTGCATCATAGTCTTTTCCACATACTCTAAAGGTTACAAATATAGCAAAAGCAGCCATCATAGCAACTTGTACTACTAAAATTACTAGCATCGGTAGCGCAAGGGTTACTAGATCCCAAAGATTAATAGTCATTAACGCTAAAGCTAAGAATAATGACAAGCTTACATTACCTAAAACTGATACTTCTCTATCAAACACATGGTGAATTTTTGTAGCCGATAAAACATTTCTTAAAACAACACCCACAAAAAGACAATACACAAAAGTTGGTAAAGTAAAACCTGTATTTGCTTTGATATAAGTAGATAAAGCACTACCTATTAATAAACATAAAGCAATCAATGCTAAAGATTCTATAAAAGAAGATGGAGTGATCAATCTTTCTTTTTCTGGAGATTGGAAATTTAAAATCGCATCTTTATCATCATTTTGTTTTGGAACCACTAATTTGTGTTTATTAACCAAATATCTCGCAACAGGCCCACCTATGATACCACCTGAAATAAGTCCAAAAGTCGCACAAGCAATAGCAACAGTAGTTGCACTAGAATACAAATAAGGTTCTTTAATAAACTCAGCCGCCCAAGCTGCACCTGTACCATGACCACCACTCATTGTAACAGAACCTGCTATAAGCCCCATAAGTGGATTTTGTCCCATGGCAGTTGCTACGCCTATACCAACTATATTTTGTGCAAAAAGCAAGCCAACAACCACCACTAAAAAAACCGCTAATTTTCTACCACCTTTTTTTAATGAAGCAAAATCAGCTAACAAACCAATACTTGAAAAGAATGCAAGCATTAACGGATCTTTCATAGATTCATCAAATTTAATGTTTAATGAAAAAGAACTATGTAAGATTAAAAGAATAATCGCAGCTATTCCGCCACCAACAACTGGCTCAGGGATATTATAATCACGAAGAAATTTTACCCTTTTAATGACAAAAACGCCTAAAAGCAATACTATAACCATAGTAACTAGCGTTGCATAAAAATCAAATTTCATACCTCTCCTTTGTTTGATTTACTTATCAATTGTAATCTAAATGACTTTAAAAACAACGCAAATAAACACTACTCTTTACTAAGATATTACAAAATGAAACATTTTTAAGTCTATTTTACTCTGAAATCAATACTATATTATGATACAAATTAACATTTTTAAGCAAAGACAGTTTCGCTCTACTAAGCTCTTGAAGTGAATTAATAAGCAAAGCATCTGCATCAAGATAATCTTTTAACTCATTACGCCCTAATTCGTATTTTTCAAAATATAATTGTGTAATTTTTGCTTGATTGGTATTAATATCTTTTACTAAATTTAACAAATCATTGTAATATTTATCGTTTTCATAGCAAAGTTTAAACTCATGAATAGCTCTTTGCAATGCATCTTTATACTCATATAAGCGTGCTTGATATGCAAATTCAGAAATTTTTACATTTTGTCTTACTCTATAAAAGTCCAAAAACGGTAAATCAATAACGACATTACCTCCTAAAATTAAAAATTTAAAACTATCATCAAAATTTTTATCACTCCCATCTAAATTTCCCAATATTTTTATACTAGGCAAAATACTTTTTTGCACACTTGCATAATCTTTGTAAGAAGCCATAAGTTGATTTAGCTTTGCTTGAACTTGTGGTCTATAAGCAAGCATTTTTAACTCTATATCAAAATTAATTTTTTGCAAAGAAAAATCTTCAAGAGTATAATTTAGCATTTTATTAATCAAAAACTCATCATCTTTACCTAGCAAATCTTTTATATTTTTAAGTGTTAAGTCTTTATTTTGCAAATTTGTGATGATATTTTGTTTAGTATTTAATAAAGACTTTTTGATATTTAAAAGATCAATATATTCAACCTTACCATAATCAAATTTAGTAGTATAAATTTCTAACATTTGCTCAAGATTTTTTAAATGGTTATTTAGTAAGCGATCTACATCATTAAAATAAATCAATTCAAAAATACTATTAATCGCCAAATTAATCGTATCAAGCTCTAAAGAGCGTAACTCATATTCGCTTGCTTTTGCTAAAAATTCAGAACTAGCAACTTGATCTGAAATTTTTCCATATATATCAAGCTCATAATTTAACATAATGCCATTTGAAAAACTATGCATTTCTGCGCCATTGTTTAAATTTTTTCTTATATTTACACCTAAATTTCCACTCAAAGTAGGATAAAGATCTAAATTTAAAAGCTTATATCTAGCTAAAGTGCTTAAAAAATTAACTCTTGCTATATTTAAGTCTTTATTATTATCAATAATAGCTTTTAAGATATTATTTAAATCTTGATTATTATATTTTTCCCACCAAGCCTTGCTTGCATTAAAATCTTCAAAATATTCTTTTTTTATCTGCTCTTGAGATACTTGTTCTAATTTTACACCTACACAAGCATTTAAAAAAAAGGCTATAAAAAATAATAAAAATATTCTCATCTCATTCCTTTGATAAAGCACTAATAGGATTTAAATTTGCTGCATTTTTTGCTGGGAAAAATCCAAAAACCACTCCTATTAAAACCGAACTTAAAAGCCCTAAAAATACTGAATTTAACGAAAGTATCATCGTAAAACCAAAATTTAAAGAATTAAATACTTCAATGATGATAAAAGAAAGCATTACTCCAAAAATGGCCCCTAAAGAGCAAATCAACACAGCTTCGATTAAAAACTGCATTAAAATATCTTCTTTTCTAGCTCCAATAGCCATTCTAACTCCAATTTCTCTTGTGCGCTCACTTACCGAAACAAGCATGATATTCATCACACCAATACCACCTACTATCAAAGATACCACCGCAATAGAAGAAATGAGTAAAGTCAAAGTAGCAGTATTTTCCTCGATAGCATTTTTAATTGCGTCTGAATTTATGGTGAAAAAATCTTTTTTTCCGCGTTTAATCTCTAAAATTTTTACCATAGCCTCTTCAGCTAAAGTAGGATTTACCTCATCTTTTACCTTAGTTACTATGGCTCTTATTTGCTTATCTCCTGTGATTTTATTCATTAAAGTAGTATAAGGGGTATAAATTTTAATGGTATTTTCATCAGCTCTAAAGCCTTTGTTATCTCTTTCTTTTTTTAAAACACCAACTATAGTTAAAGGTTGCTTATTAAAAATCACACTTTTACCTAAAACATCTTTAGCGCTGATATTATCAAATAAAATTCTTAAAGCATTTTCATCTATAATGCAAATATTAGTATTATCTTTTATATCCTCATTGTTAATAAATCTACCATCTACCATCACAAAACCTCTAAGTCTTAGATGATTTGGCCCT
Proteins encoded in this region:
- the nth gene encoding endonuclease III, with the translated sequence MKRNLEIKKLFLEHFGEAKTELVFSNAYELIVCVMLSAQCTDKRVNLITPALFEAYPSVQDLANANLSSLKLLINSCSFYNNKAQNLIKMAQAVCEQFNGEIPTNEQDLKTLAGVGQKTAHVVMIEWCGANCMAVDTHVFRVSHRLNLSKAKTPEETEKDLTKIFKDNLNYLHQAMVLFGRYTCKAKNPLCKECFLNHLCKSKDKKLI
- the gltS gene encoding sodium/glutamate symporter, with protein sequence MKFDFYATLVTMVIVLLLGVFVIKRVKFLRDYNIPEPVVGGGIAAIILLILHSSFSLNIKFDESMKDPLMLAFFSSIGLLADFASLKKGGRKLAVFLVVVVGLLFAQNIVGIGVATAMGQNPLMGLIAGSVTMSGGHGTGAAWAAEFIKEPYLYSSATTVAIACATFGLISGGIIGGPVARYLVNKHKLVVPKQNDDKDAILNFQSPEKERLITPSSFIESLALIALCLLIGSALSTYIKANTGFTLPTFVYCLFVGVVLRNVLSATKIHHVFDREVSVLGNVSLSLFLALALMTINLWDLVTLALPMLVILVVQVAMMAAFAIFVTFRVCGKDYDAAVLAAGHCGFGLGATPTAMVNMQTVTNHYGMSHMAFIIVPLVGAFFIDIVNALVINAFLYLPFFH
- a CDS encoding TolC family protein — its product is MRIFLLFFIAFFLNACVGVKLEQVSQEQIKKEYFEDFNASKAWWEKYNNQDLNNILKAIIDNNKDLNIARVNFLSTLARYKLLNLDLYPTLSGNLGVNIRKNLNNGAEMHSFSNGIMLNYELDIYGKISDQVASSEFLAKASEYELRSLELDTINLAINSIFELIYFNDVDRLLNNHLKNLEQMLEIYTTKFDYGKVEYIDLLNIKKSLLNTKQNIITNLQNKDLTLKNIKDLLGKDDEFLINKMLNYTLEDFSLQKINFDIELKMLAYRPQVQAKLNQLMASYKDYASVQKSILPSIKILGNLDGSDKNFDDSFKFLILGGNVVIDLPFLDFYRVRQNVKISEFAYQARLYEYKDALQRAIHEFKLCYENDKYYNDLLNLVKDINTNQAKITQLYFEKYELGRNELKDYLDADALLINSLQELSRAKLSLLKNVNLYHNIVLISE